A genomic segment from Spinacia oleracea cultivar Varoflay chromosome 3, BTI_SOV_V1, whole genome shotgun sequence encodes:
- the LOC110801390 gene encoding 1-aminocyclopropane-1-carboxylate oxidase homolog 1 isoform X1, whose translation MAPALSPNMVVDTNYKRKDELKAFDESKMGVKGLIDAGVTKLPRIFVNDLPPSPYSTNYEMNNGQQLKFPVIDFVGLEDGGLERRSEIIKKVSDTCEKWGFFQVVNHGISPCVLEGMLKGARRFHDLDAEAKKSYYSRGIDSKKKFVFTSNVYLYTGRVTNWRDTTITPMSPMPDPEEFPEICRDITMEYGRCVRKLGLTLMELLSEGMGLNPNHLKDMDSAEEHLLLTHYYPPCPQPELAIGINQHADNDIVTVLLQDDIGGLQVLHDDVWYDVPHIPGALVINTGDLLQLISNDKYKSAIHRVQSKKVGPRISVACFFRPSVKNPRLLAPITELVSDENPVIYRETTTGQYLAHYTKIGQDYGVEPALENFKLNK comes from the exons ATGGCTCCGGCTTTGTCCCCAAACATGGTAGTTGATACAAACTACAAGCGCAAGGACGAACTAAAGGCCTTCGACGAGTCAAAAATGGGTGTGAAGGGCCTTATTGACGCGGGGGTAACAAAGTTACCCCGTATTTTTGTCAATGACCTACCACCATCCCCATACTCGACAAATTATGAGATGAACAACGGGCAACAACTAAAATTTCCGGTGATAGATTTCGTTGGATTAGAGGACGGAGGTCTCGAGAGACGGAGTGAGATTATTAAGAAGGTATCCGATACATGTGAGAAGTGGGGATTCTTCCAGGTCGTGAACCATGGAATCTCCCCATGTGTATTGGAAGGGATGCTTAAAGGTGCTAGGAGGTTTCATGACTTGGATGCCGAGGCCAAAAAATCGTACTATAGTCGTGGAATTGACAGTAAAAAGAAATTTGTGTTCACTTCTAATGTTTATCTCTACACTGGACGCGTGACTAACTGGAGGGATACTACAATTACCCCGATGAGTCCAATGCCCGACCCAGAGGAATTCCCAGAGATTTGCAG GGATATAACGATGGAGTATGGAAGATGCGTGAGGAAACTAGGGCTGACATTGATGGAGCTACTATCTGAGGGTATGGGTCTAAACCCGAACCATTTGAAAGACATGGATTCTGCTGAAGAACACTTGCTCTTGACCCATTATTATCCTCCGTGCCCGCAACCCGAATTGGCAATCGGAATCAACCAGCATGCTGATAATGACATCGTCACGGTTCTCCTACAAGATGACATTGGTGGACTTCAAGTTCTTCATGATGATGTGTGGTATGATGTTCCTCACATTCCTGGCGCTTTGGTCATCAACACTGGAGACCTTTTACAA CTTATTAGCAATGACAAATACAAGAGTGCAATCCATAGGGTGCAGTCAAAGAAGGTTGGTCCAAGAATTTCAGTGGCTTGTTTCTTTAGACCTAGCGTGAAAAACCCTAGATTACTTGCACCAATTACGGAATTAGTATCAGATGAAAATCCGGTAATCTACAGAGAAACCACTACGGGGCAATATCTTGCTCACTACACCAAAATTGGACAAGATTATGGTGTTGAACCGGCTCTAGAAAATTTCAAGCTCAATAAGTAA
- the LOC110801390 gene encoding 1-aminocyclopropane-1-carboxylate oxidase homolog 1 isoform X2, whose product MAPALSPNMVVDTNYKRKDELKAFDESKMGVKGLIDAGVTKLPRIFVNDLPPSPYSTNYEMNNGQQLKFPVIDFVGLEDGGLERRSEIIKKVSDTCEKWGFFQVVNHGISPCVLEGMLKGARRFHDLDAEAKKSYYSRGIDSKKKFVFTSNVYLYTGRVTNWRDTTITPMSPMPDPEEFPEICRDITMEYGRCVRKLGLTLMELLSEGMGLNPNHLKDMDSAEEHLLLTHYYPPCPQPELAIGINQHADNDIVTVLLQDDIGGLQVLHDDVWYDVPHIPGALVINTGDLLQVHFPTIGVALMTILLAMTNTRVQSIGCSQRRLVQEFQWLVSLDLA is encoded by the exons ATGGCTCCGGCTTTGTCCCCAAACATGGTAGTTGATACAAACTACAAGCGCAAGGACGAACTAAAGGCCTTCGACGAGTCAAAAATGGGTGTGAAGGGCCTTATTGACGCGGGGGTAACAAAGTTACCCCGTATTTTTGTCAATGACCTACCACCATCCCCATACTCGACAAATTATGAGATGAACAACGGGCAACAACTAAAATTTCCGGTGATAGATTTCGTTGGATTAGAGGACGGAGGTCTCGAGAGACGGAGTGAGATTATTAAGAAGGTATCCGATACATGTGAGAAGTGGGGATTCTTCCAGGTCGTGAACCATGGAATCTCCCCATGTGTATTGGAAGGGATGCTTAAAGGTGCTAGGAGGTTTCATGACTTGGATGCCGAGGCCAAAAAATCGTACTATAGTCGTGGAATTGACAGTAAAAAGAAATTTGTGTTCACTTCTAATGTTTATCTCTACACTGGACGCGTGACTAACTGGAGGGATACTACAATTACCCCGATGAGTCCAATGCCCGACCCAGAGGAATTCCCAGAGATTTGCAG GGATATAACGATGGAGTATGGAAGATGCGTGAGGAAACTAGGGCTGACATTGATGGAGCTACTATCTGAGGGTATGGGTCTAAACCCGAACCATTTGAAAGACATGGATTCTGCTGAAGAACACTTGCTCTTGACCCATTATTATCCTCCGTGCCCGCAACCCGAATTGGCAATCGGAATCAACCAGCATGCTGATAATGACATCGTCACGGTTCTCCTACAAGATGACATTGGTGGACTTCAAGTTCTTCATGATGATGTGTGGTATGATGTTCCTCACATTCCTGGCGCTTTGGTCATCAACACTGGAGACCTTTTACAA GTCCATTTtccaaccattggagttgctcttatgACCAT CTTATTAGCAATGACAAATACAAGAGTGCAATCCATAGGGTGCAGTCAAAGAAGGTTGGTCCAAGAATTTCAGTGGCTTGTTTCTTTAGACCTAGCGTGA